In the Desulfomicrobium apsheronum genome, one interval contains:
- a CDS encoding ABC transporter substrate binding protein, with protein sequence MFHRRNIFVSTKYKFIFAFFCILFFIILSKNVKSSENPYTVLVIHSYHKGFRWTDTIEESIRMKLMNELQGVRIITEYMDSKRHVKSEHTENLLRLYASKYSLDHPDVVIATDDNAFNFLRIYGKQVFGHVPVVFCGVNFFQDDMLEGLDNFAGVVETIDVRRTLAAAVALHPSIRQIAVVVDRTPTGRSTAQALKEITSAFSNKIDFIMLDGLPMTSLLDKVRALPQQSVVLLLNFNRDADGRVFSHLETIKLLREATALPIYGVWDFFMGEGIVGGMITSGKGQGMAAASMAVRIINGQAPKDVGVNKQSPNRWMFDYAQLKRLGLSEEKLPLGSQILNRPPSFYEVNKKIIWSLVAAVLFLTGVSSIMALNIIQRRRVQAELRDTAEKLANLLESLPIAPFTTIPEPLGRFTYVSHNVISITGFQPEDFLDDKDFWSKRIHPDDSGVVLDRLGKELNLKTEKKNGLDDERLTYRFQTARGDYRWFSDVRRVVSYPDSQVRRVAGFWQDITAEVELRQETERSLQQVIQADKLASLGELVAGVAHEIRNPNVFISTNVPLLRETWEILEPLLDRAQTAGWELDTGGMSVAELSQDMNDMLDDIMVGSERIDRVVRELRDFASSNERSQPQAVQLNDVVKKTLPLVGAQVRKTFKRFVLELDPNLPLIEGYPTKLEQVVANLVVNATHAVRPENQSNLLISTRRMESPQGVILQVHDDGHGIPPELREKIFEPFFTTRREKGGTGLGLSVSYRLVNDHNGVIFPVSRPGVGTCFAMVLPLHLDRCLRIRPAVLWMDRDEARLERLVLLGQDPPASECIGARSSEELSRALAENPNIVAVCLELESAGTEVGELLKSIADVNPLLIRAVYTDNPDECAAHDKAGSLADLVVSGPLNLDLLRRILRFNITNQLQVTPVARGEK encoded by the coding sequence ATGTTTCATCGACGCAACATATTTGTTTCTACTAAATACAAATTTATTTTTGCATTTTTTTGCATATTATTTTTTATTATTTTGTCTAAAAATGTTAAGTCTTCTGAAAATCCATATACGGTTCTCGTTATACATTCTTATCATAAAGGATTTCGTTGGACTGACACGATTGAAGAGAGCATTCGTATGAAATTGATGAATGAGCTCCAAGGTGTGAGGATCATAACGGAATACATGGATTCAAAACGCCATGTAAAATCTGAACATACCGAAAACCTGCTTCGGCTTTACGCATCAAAATACAGCCTAGACCATCCTGACGTGGTGATTGCAACAGATGACAACGCCTTCAATTTTCTTCGCATTTATGGAAAGCAGGTTTTCGGCCATGTCCCCGTGGTTTTTTGTGGGGTCAACTTCTTTCAGGACGACATGCTTGAGGGCCTGGATAATTTTGCGGGGGTGGTGGAGACCATCGACGTGCGCCGGACTCTTGCTGCGGCCGTGGCACTGCATCCCAGCATACGGCAGATCGCAGTGGTGGTGGATCGTACACCCACAGGACGTTCCACGGCCCAGGCCCTGAAGGAGATCACTTCCGCCTTTTCAAACAAAATTGACTTTATCATGCTTGACGGCCTCCCCATGACATCACTGCTGGACAAGGTGAGAGCACTGCCGCAACAGAGTGTTGTGCTGCTCTTGAACTTCAACCGTGATGCGGATGGGCGTGTTTTTAGCCATTTGGAGACCATCAAACTCCTGCGCGAGGCAACCGCGCTTCCCATTTACGGCGTTTGGGACTTCTTCATGGGCGAAGGCATCGTGGGTGGTATGATCACCAGCGGCAAAGGGCAGGGGATGGCTGCCGCATCCATGGCGGTGCGCATCATCAACGGCCAGGCTCCCAAAGACGTGGGAGTGAACAAACAAAGCCCGAATCGTTGGATGTTCGATTACGCCCAACTCAAGCGTCTTGGTCTCAGCGAGGAAAAACTTCCTCTGGGCAGTCAGATCCTGAACAGGCCACCCTCGTTTTACGAAGTGAACAAAAAGATCATTTGGAGTCTAGTTGCCGCAGTGCTCTTTCTGACAGGCGTCAGTTCTATAATGGCTTTGAACATCATCCAGCGACGCAGGGTCCAGGCCGAGCTTCGTGACACGGCGGAAAAACTGGCCAACTTGCTGGAATCGCTTCCCATCGCGCCTTTTACCACCATCCCGGAGCCTCTGGGGCGTTTCACCTATGTCAGTCACAACGTCATCAGCATTACCGGTTTTCAGCCAGAAGATTTCCTTGATGACAAAGATTTCTGGAGCAAACGCATCCATCCGGATGACAGTGGAGTGGTGCTGGACCGACTGGGCAAGGAACTCAATCTGAAGACGGAGAAAAAAAACGGTCTGGATGACGAACGGCTCACGTATCGTTTTCAGACGGCACGCGGCGATTACCGCTGGTTCAGCGACGTCCGGAGGGTCGTGAGCTACCCCGACAGCCAGGTGCGGCGTGTTGCAGGGTTTTGGCAGGACATCACGGCCGAAGTGGAACTTCGTCAGGAAACGGAGCGCAGCTTGCAGCAGGTCATTCAAGCCGACAAGTTGGCCTCCCTAGGCGAACTGGTGGCGGGTGTGGCGCATGAAATCCGCAATCCCAACGTCTTCATCAGCACCAATGTCCCCTTGCTGCGCGAGACATGGGAGATTCTGGAGCCGCTTTTGGACAGGGCCCAGACCGCCGGCTGGGAGTTGGACACGGGCGGCATGAGCGTGGCCGAACTGTCCCAGGATATGAACGATATGCTCGATGACATTATGGTCGGCAGCGAACGTATCGACCGCGTCGTGCGTGAGTTGCGAGATTTCGCCAGTTCCAACGAACGGAGCCAGCCCCAGGCCGTTCAACTAAACGATGTCGTGAAAAAAACCTTGCCCCTTGTGGGGGCCCAGGTCCGCAAGACATTCAAGCGTTTTGTCCTGGAACTGGATCCGAATCTTCCCTTGATAGAAGGGTACCCTACAAAGCTGGAACAGGTCGTAGCCAACCTGGTGGTCAACGCAACCCACGCTGTGCGTCCGGAGAACCAAAGCAACCTGCTCATATCCACACGACGTATGGAAAGCCCGCAAGGGGTGATTTTGCAGGTGCACGACGATGGTCATGGAATACCCCCGGAATTGCGGGAAAAGATTTTCGAACCGTTCTTCACCACTAGGAGGGAGAAGGGCGGCACGGGACTGGGCCTGAGCGTTAGCTACCGACTGGTGAACGACCACAACGGCGTCATCTTTCCGGTTTCCAGGCCGGGAGTAGGGACCTGTTTCGCCATGGTGCTGCCCTTGCATCTTGACCGCTGTTTACGCATTCGACCGGCTGTGTTGTGGATGGATCGAGACGAGGCAAGGCTTGAACGTCTGGTGCTTCTGGGTCAGGATCCGCCCGCGTCGGAATGCATAGGGGCGCGATCATCGGAAGAGTTGTCGCGGGCGCTTGCGGAAAATCCCAACATCGTAGCTGTTTGTCTTGAACTTGAATCGGCTGGGACTGAAGTCGGGGAGTTGCTGAAGTCGATTGCTGACGTCAACCCGCTGCTGATACGAGCGGTTTACACGGATAATCCGGACGAATGCGCGGCCCACGACAAGGCCGGTTCGCTGGCGGACCTTGTGGTCTCCGGGCCTTTGAACCTGGATCTGCTGCGACGAATTCTGCGCTTCAATATCACGAACCAGTTGCAGGTAACGCCAGTCGCGAGAGGTGAAAAATGA
- a CDS encoding MucR family transcriptional regulator — protein MEDYLKQAIEIVKAQASVRNMSEEEITSMIKTLAGSIRGVAEGVAPVVETEPAVDPKNAIREKSVICCECGKSFKVLTKRHLIIHGLTPEQYKEKYGYKKGTPLVAKYLARDRRKTMQDMKLWEKRKKTTKSE, from the coding sequence ATGGAAGATTATCTCAAACAAGCAATCGAAATCGTAAAAGCCCAAGCATCTGTCCGCAATATGAGCGAAGAAGAGATCACATCCATGATCAAAACCTTGGCTGGCAGCATTCGTGGAGTCGCTGAAGGTGTTGCGCCAGTTGTCGAAACCGAACCAGCTGTCGACCCCAAAAATGCCATCAGAGAGAAAAGCGTCATCTGCTGCGAGTGCGGAAAGTCATTTAAAGTCTTGACAAAGCGTCACCTTATAATCCACGGGCTCACTCCCGAACAGTACAAGGAAAAATACGGCTACAAGAAAGGTACTCCTTTGGTGGCAAAATATCTGGCCCGTGATCGTCGGAAGACCATGCAGGACATGAAGTTGTGGGAGAAGCGCAAAAAGACCACTAAATCCGAATAA
- a CDS encoding ATP-binding protein, producing the protein MNLPFFSPDPIWARELLLVGYQLFPCSLIPLHGRLTVLSGNNGVGKTTLLDAIQTVMLCHQQYISMNVASGQNDRSIIGQLRQRVAWAAIGITGHEEVTAMGVRLAVRPSGEQLDLSPFVLRRVPLQERLFFDLETSVITPDFQVLSRRILQADPTADYLPFERVDDYHAFLHEQGILPIPLMRPGKKKSFAGLWRQITQPRLTDLQAFLQDMLCPPPARKMNFSDVEKLMHDRRGVEERLKRLVRFRETRLKLEELRVALDSARRESLAADLVVSSGRVQALRQQEGRLRAEQEKAQQELTAQQTALTSLEKKESEVSTQRDLLQKKQSSLDAQLRRHKEYVAAGKELAAADKRLQAILSEQTSITEKYRVVSEEITSGNTKRTELLVEREKMAGQETQLAKDAKAWRSFEADLTKAAEILGRKIGSAVDVIEAWNEWEGPFQELRLLPTWKEQLTELRRRTKRHEEALLLWTGLVGANAVTDPPKREDVETRLRAIKDEIIRLSLKEVKLVAERGRIQQLRDTLAQGRPPLPPEAQRMVDLGLADPVAMDFDQLDVQEAAAWQTRLGPFALAIRPREGAKLLDRLEGSDRVFVVTSDAGEEDWASRTAAVGGRGALAWYEPQGPVWLSSRARAEQLIALARELDECDAAMARLKTDMASQRALEERLAAVLGAWDALCDRESVVLEEALAKRVRVVSEGQARTKACHDCVEKLKNRIQVFELAESPAQLDAVRARIAGLERDVKALEEGLARLRTSQEEFQKRQSELERERRESENSRTKAQAQRESLEKDEPLDVLEGRVDFTQAELMARRVAELTKELASIKGKIRAGAEQLGKLRADVQNRSTTLNDMSGKLRHAVLEMEQATAQWGRYYPAEDPAALHGDWTEARRDKARHAWAEARVALSGQLELVCREYGQELAMPRDREPDQLVGDVLTMLLPPDVELDREEDKLKALRDELAKIEGKLRGYVEAIRNNVDADIRALTRKLQRINDILSNLGFGKVRKVYLEKVHEPAYEGLKHLRSTGQLSLFSSGTAVGLREFLDQIREIIARHAKGAQLEDDQITDYRTYVRLRWAIEDDEGRERRSGFSSGEGLGINLAICLSLLFYEGSDSGQHRGSGILLMALDEAERLDERAMNTVRDLLDRVECQMVLALPRMLNISDSLTHILTALPQGVTHVGVYVPQAAETVAAVDDDAGPAGEIA; encoded by the coding sequence ATGAACCTGCCCTTTTTCAGCCCTGATCCGATTTGGGCCCGGGAGTTGCTGCTGGTCGGTTACCAACTCTTCCCCTGCAGTCTGATCCCCCTGCACGGCCGTTTGACGGTCCTGTCCGGTAATAACGGCGTGGGCAAGACCACGCTCCTGGACGCCATCCAGACCGTGATGCTCTGCCACCAACAGTACATTTCCATGAACGTGGCCTCGGGTCAGAATGACCGCTCCATTATCGGCCAGCTGCGCCAGCGCGTGGCCTGGGCGGCCATCGGCATCACCGGGCACGAAGAGGTCACGGCCATGGGCGTGCGTCTGGCTGTGCGCCCCAGTGGCGAGCAGCTTGACCTCTCGCCTTTTGTGCTGCGGCGCGTCCCGCTTCAGGAACGCCTGTTCTTCGACCTTGAGACCAGCGTTATCACTCCGGATTTTCAGGTCCTGTCGCGCAGGATTCTGCAGGCCGACCCCACCGCCGACTACCTGCCCTTCGAGCGCGTGGATGATTACCACGCATTTCTGCACGAGCAGGGCATCCTGCCCATCCCGCTCATGCGGCCTGGCAAGAAGAAGAGTTTTGCCGGGCTGTGGCGGCAGATCACACAGCCGCGTCTGACGGACCTGCAGGCTTTTCTGCAGGACATGCTCTGCCCGCCGCCCGCCAGGAAGATGAATTTCAGCGATGTGGAAAAGCTGATGCACGACCGTCGTGGCGTGGAGGAACGCCTCAAACGGCTGGTTCGGTTCCGGGAGACGCGGCTCAAACTTGAGGAGCTGCGCGTTGCTCTGGACAGCGCGCGGCGCGAGAGCCTGGCCGCCGATCTTGTGGTTTCCTCGGGGCGTGTCCAAGCCCTGCGGCAGCAGGAGGGCAGGCTCCGGGCGGAACAGGAAAAGGCCCAGCAGGAGCTTACCGCGCAGCAGACCGCCTTGACCAGTCTGGAGAAAAAGGAATCCGAGGTTTCCACCCAACGCGATCTGCTGCAGAAAAAGCAATCGTCGCTGGATGCTCAATTGCGTCGGCACAAGGAATACGTGGCCGCCGGCAAGGAACTGGCCGCGGCGGACAAGCGTCTTCAGGCCATTCTTTCCGAGCAGACAAGCATTACCGAGAAATACCGCGTAGTGTCGGAGGAGATCACTTCCGGGAATACCAAGCGGACAGAACTTTTGGTTGAACGGGAGAAGATGGCCGGACAGGAGACACAGCTGGCCAAGGATGCGAAGGCGTGGCGGAGCTTCGAGGCCGACCTGACCAAGGCTGCGGAGATTTTGGGCCGCAAGATCGGCTCGGCCGTCGATGTCATCGAGGCCTGGAACGAGTGGGAAGGGCCTTTTCAGGAACTGCGTCTTCTGCCCACGTGGAAGGAGCAGCTGACAGAGCTGCGCCGCCGCACGAAGCGCCATGAAGAGGCCTTGCTGCTTTGGACTGGTCTGGTGGGAGCGAACGCCGTAACCGATCCTCCCAAACGCGAGGACGTTGAGACCAGGCTGCGCGCCATCAAGGATGAGATCATCCGCCTGAGCCTCAAGGAAGTGAAGCTTGTGGCCGAGCGCGGCCGCATTCAGCAGTTACGCGATACCCTGGCTCAGGGCCGTCCGCCCCTGCCACCCGAGGCGCAGCGCATGGTCGATCTGGGCTTGGCCGATCCCGTGGCCATGGATTTTGATCAGCTTGACGTCCAGGAGGCCGCGGCGTGGCAGACGCGCCTTGGTCCCTTCGCTCTGGCCATCCGCCCCAGAGAGGGCGCCAAGCTTCTGGACAGGCTGGAAGGGTCGGACAGGGTCTTCGTGGTCACCTCCGATGCCGGGGAAGAGGACTGGGCGAGTCGTACTGCCGCTGTCGGCGGGCGGGGCGCTCTGGCCTGGTACGAGCCGCAGGGCCCGGTCTGGCTGTCCAGCCGCGCGCGGGCGGAGCAGCTCATCGCCCTGGCCCGGGAACTGGATGAATGCGATGCCGCCATGGCACGCCTCAAGACCGACATGGCTTCTCAGCGGGCCCTGGAAGAGCGCCTGGCCGCGGTGCTCGGTGCCTGGGACGCCCTGTGCGACCGGGAGAGCGTGGTGCTTGAGGAGGCACTGGCCAAGCGGGTCCGCGTAGTGTCCGAAGGCCAGGCCCGGACCAAGGCCTGCCATGACTGCGTCGAGAAGCTCAAGAACCGCATCCAGGTCTTTGAACTGGCGGAAAGCCCGGCGCAGCTCGATGCTGTGCGCGCCAGGATCGCGGGACTTGAGCGGGACGTGAAAGCCCTGGAAGAGGGCTTGGCGCGGCTGCGGACCAGTCAGGAAGAATTTCAGAAACGGCAGTCCGAACTTGAGCGGGAGCGGCGGGAGTCCGAGAATTCAAGAACCAAAGCCCAAGCCCAGCGCGAAAGCCTGGAAAAAGACGAGCCTCTCGATGTCCTGGAGGGCCGCGTCGATTTTACCCAGGCCGAACTCATGGCGCGGCGGGTGGCGGAGCTGACCAAGGAGCTGGCTTCCATCAAGGGGAAAATTCGCGCCGGAGCTGAACAGTTGGGAAAGCTGCGGGCCGATGTGCAGAACCGGTCTACTACCCTGAACGACATGTCCGGCAAGCTTCGCCATGCGGTCCTGGAAATGGAGCAGGCCACAGCCCAGTGGGGCCGGTATTATCCAGCCGAAGATCCTGCCGCCCTCCACGGAGACTGGACCGAGGCCAGGCGGGACAAGGCCCGGCACGCCTGGGCCGAAGCCAGGGTGGCCCTGTCTGGACAACTGGAGTTGGTCTGCCGGGAATACGGCCAGGAGCTGGCCATGCCCCGGGACAGGGAACCCGATCAGCTGGTGGGCGATGTGCTGACCATGCTGTTGCCTCCCGATGTGGAGCTTGATCGCGAGGAAGATAAGCTCAAGGCCCTGCGCGACGAACTGGCGAAGATCGAAGGCAAGCTGCGCGGGTACGTGGAAGCGATCCGCAACAATGTGGACGCCGATATCCGCGCCCTGACCCGCAAGCTGCAAAGGATTAACGACATCCTCTCCAACTTGGGATTTGGCAAGGTGCGCAAGGTGTACTTGGAGAAAGTGCATGAGCCCGCCTACGAAGGCCTCAAGCATTTGCGGAGCACCGGCCAGCTATCACTGTTTTCATCCGGAACGGCGGTGGGCTTGCGTGAATTCCTGGATCAGATCCGGGAGATCATCGCCCGCCACGCCAAGGGCGCGCAGCTCGAAGACGACCAGATCACGGATTACCGCACCTATGTCCGTCTGCGTTGGGCCATCGAGGACGACGAAGGCCGCGAGCGCCGCAGCGGTTTTTCCAGCGGTGAGGGCCTGGGCATCAACCTGGCCATCTGCCTGAGCCTGCTTTTCTACGAAGGCTCGGACTCCGGCCAGCATCGCGGCAGCGGCATCCTGCTCATGGCCCTGGACGAGGCTGAGCGTCTTGACGAGCGGGCCATGAACACCGTGCGTGACCTGCTGGACAGGGTGGAGTGTCAGATGGTGCTGGCCTTGCCCAGAATGCTCAATATCTCTGACTCGCTGACCCATATCCTCACAGCGCTGCCACAGGGCGTGACCCATGTGGGCGTTTATGTCCCGCAGGCGGCGGAAACGGTTGCCGCAGTAGACGATGATGCCGGACCTGCCGGGGAGATTGCGTGA
- a CDS encoding condensin complex protein MksE yields MSDAPIQNNMPYEGDGNVLFASPALSRRIIHSLQRGEHIDPFMGPEFRFLDRNQSDWEDFFAFLGYRLCRSDLGGESFFYLKPDSGMVKAERLSRGATFLGIFLAWHFVTEGVDGQESVPAADLAGRILSNFDFNMLVPVFLPVRGRGRQRAETEQNRDRMIDAIRTFLNELARYRFVELRPSVRAEWRDLLVYRLPGLQRFLEVSRNALLHQGSEATDLLGVVKTLWAGFETEPEIDDSDDVAEDE; encoded by the coding sequence ATGTCTGACGCCCCAATTCAAAACAACATGCCCTACGAGGGCGACGGCAATGTTCTGTTCGCCTCCCCGGCCCTGTCCCGGCGCATCATCCACAGCCTGCAGCGCGGCGAGCATATCGATCCCTTCATGGGGCCAGAGTTCCGCTTTCTGGACCGCAACCAGTCGGACTGGGAGGATTTCTTTGCCTTCCTGGGATACAGGCTGTGCCGCAGCGACCTGGGCGGGGAGAGCTTCTTCTACCTCAAACCCGATTCGGGGATGGTCAAGGCCGAACGCCTCAGCCGCGGGGCGACCTTCCTGGGCATCTTTCTGGCCTGGCACTTCGTGACCGAAGGCGTGGACGGCCAGGAGTCTGTGCCCGCCGCCGACCTGGCGGGGCGGATTCTCTCGAACTTCGATTTCAACATGCTGGTCCCGGTCTTCCTGCCCGTGCGCGGGCGAGGCCGACAGCGGGCCGAGACGGAGCAGAACCGCGACAGGATGATCGACGCCATCCGCACTTTTCTGAACGAGCTGGCCCGTTACCGATTCGTAGAGCTCCGTCCATCGGTGCGGGCGGAGTGGCGGGATCTTCTGGTCTACCGCCTGCCGGGCCTGCAGCGTTTTCTGGAAGTGAGCCGCAACGCCCTCCTGCATCAAGGCAGCGAGGCGACCGACCTGCTTGGCGTGGTCAAAACCCTGTGGGCCGGGTTCGAGACCGAACCGGAAATCGATGACAGTGATGACGTGGCGGAGGACGAATGA
- a CDS encoding Wadjet anti-phage system protein JetD domain-containing protein, whose product MDLTARCLAWRGLLERGRAGWNAEFAMLERAGIVRREKNTAVLVDEQELRRLLATPEFADVIAKLDSAETLAAAMGLRVRIADRAPDCLRLLMALEKTDQSVGMVWRQQLSAELFGDSKHIGSVSILSRIYEDWLALKPSRGELRLKAFSPLPHTAGGPDLSEVTKYHGQAVLMSSHARPEQYDLSRLHFIMTCENLSPFLELSLPVGILIYTGGYASRGVAAWLKSAPASCCWVHFGDFDPDGLAIFDRLSAVSGRDGEFFPNQETLELLKSDLPAWQGARSIRVDSLRGDRLKGLARWGASHELQAEQEQVLYQLRKRGVNLDELLF is encoded by the coding sequence ATGGACCTCACTGCCCGGTGCCTGGCTTGGCGCGGTCTGCTGGAGCGGGGCAGGGCGGGCTGGAACGCCGAGTTCGCCATGCTCGAGCGGGCGGGGATCGTGCGGCGCGAGAAGAACACCGCCGTGCTGGTCGATGAGCAAGAATTGCGGCGCCTGCTGGCTACGCCCGAGTTCGCGGACGTCATCGCCAAGCTGGACTCAGCCGAAACCTTGGCGGCGGCCATGGGACTGAGAGTTCGGATCGCCGATCGGGCGCCAGACTGCCTGCGCCTGCTCATGGCCCTGGAAAAGACCGATCAGTCCGTGGGCATGGTCTGGCGGCAGCAACTCAGCGCCGAACTCTTCGGGGATTCCAAGCACATCGGCTCCGTCTCCATCCTGTCCCGAATCTACGAGGACTGGCTCGCCCTTAAGCCCAGCCGGGGAGAGTTGCGGCTCAAGGCCTTTTCTCCGCTCCCGCACACAGCAGGAGGCCCGGATCTTTCCGAAGTCACGAAATACCATGGTCAGGCCGTCCTGATGTCCTCTCATGCTCGCCCCGAGCAGTATGACCTCTCGCGTCTTCATTTCATAATGACCTGCGAAAACCTCTCTCCCTTTCTGGAACTCTCCCTTCCTGTCGGAATTCTCATCTACACGGGGGGGTACGCCTCCAGAGGGGTGGCCGCCTGGCTCAAATCGGCTCCGGCCTCATGCTGCTGGGTTCACTTCGGGGACTTCGATCCTGATGGGTTGGCTATATTTGACAGGCTGTCCGCCGTATCGGGGCGTGACGGGGAGTTCTTTCCTAATCAGGAAACATTGGAACTCCTGAAGTCCGATCTGCCTGCATGGCAGGGTGCCAGATCAATCAGGGTGGACTCGTTGCGCGGTGACCGGTTGAAGGGCCTGGCAAGGTGGGGTGCGAGTCATGAATTGCAGGCTGAGCAGGAGCAGGTGCTTTATCAGCTCAGGAAGCGCGGGGTAAATTTGGACGAACTGCTTTTCTGA
- a CDS encoding Fic family protein encodes MISIHPFRDGTGRTSRLVMNLELMRAGFPTAIIPVEDWLVYYQNLEKAGKDADYGPVVQQLVQLVERSFEPYWYLLGIT; translated from the coding sequence TTGATAAGCATTCATCCCTTTCGGGACGGCACCGGCAGGACTTCCAGGCTCGTCATGAATCTGGAACTCATGCGGGCAGGATTTCCGACTGCCATCATCCCGGTTGAGGATTGGCTCGTGTATTACCAGAATCTGGAGAAGGCGGGGAAGGACGCGGACTACGGTCCAGTCGTCCAGCAGCTTGTTCAGTTGGTCGAACGAAGTTTCGAGCCCTATTGGTATCTACTCGGCATAACCTAG
- a CDS encoding sigma-54-dependent transcriptional regulator, with protein MKLMVVDDEPVVLSTMQRLLRRRGYKNCVLCSSGREALERLETESVNVVLLDLLMSEVDGLTVLEQAKPRHPRTEFIVITAVEDVEQAVKALRLGAYDYLIKPVDQQRLLLTIERAYERLSMRAGLEGVAVSDVPEAFAGVFTVNSRMKEQLAYATALARGGRPVLITGESGTGKELVARGIHAAGPRADGPFVAVNVSAVPDNLFESQFFGHQKGAFTGASADHEGFFQQAHGGTLFLDEVGELPMHLQPKLLRVLEERTVPPIGGRKELAVDVCVISATNCDLDKACAEGRFRLDLLYRLRGGHIILPPLRARDADIALLARHFLEKACEDLDRPSLELSPGALAWLEACDFPGNVRELSNLMHNAALRNPEADGNVVKVESLLSGSHSTSEGTSADPAARRLCSLRENEARHVAYVLRAMQGDRHEAARILGISLRQVQRKIAALQEDARLGTFFGDI; from the coding sequence ATGAAATTGATGGTGGTCGATGACGAGCCTGTGGTGCTCAGCACCATGCAGCGTCTGCTGCGCAGGCGCGGATACAAGAATTGCGTGCTTTGCTCCAGCGGGAGGGAAGCGCTCGAGCGTCTGGAGACCGAGTCCGTCAACGTGGTGCTACTGGACCTGCTCATGTCGGAGGTGGATGGTCTGACCGTGCTGGAACAGGCCAAACCCCGCCACCCGAGAACTGAATTCATCGTGATCACGGCAGTGGAGGACGTGGAGCAGGCCGTGAAGGCCTTGAGATTGGGGGCATACGACTACCTGATCAAACCTGTGGACCAGCAGCGTCTGCTGCTGACCATCGAACGCGCCTACGAACGTTTGAGCATGCGGGCCGGGTTGGAAGGCGTGGCTGTCAGCGATGTTCCCGAGGCTTTTGCCGGCGTCTTTACGGTGAATTCGCGCATGAAGGAACAACTGGCCTATGCGACGGCCCTGGCTCGCGGCGGCCGTCCTGTTCTGATCACAGGCGAAAGCGGCACCGGCAAGGAGCTTGTGGCCAGGGGCATCCACGCTGCCGGCCCCAGGGCCGATGGGCCGTTTGTAGCCGTGAACGTCTCGGCCGTGCCGGACAATCTTTTCGAAAGCCAATTTTTCGGGCACCAGAAGGGTGCATTCACAGGCGCCAGCGCCGATCATGAAGGATTTTTCCAGCAGGCCCATGGGGGCACGCTTTTCCTGGATGAGGTGGGCGAGTTGCCCATGCATCTGCAGCCCAAACTTTTGCGTGTGCTGGAGGAGCGAACCGTTCCTCCCATCGGAGGACGCAAGGAGCTTGCGGTGGATGTCTGCGTCATCTCGGCCACAAACTGTGACCTCGACAAGGCCTGCGCAGAAGGGCGTTTTCGGCTGGACTTGCTCTACCGCCTCCGCGGAGGGCATATCATTCTCCCTCCCCTGCGGGCGCGGGACGCTGACATAGCCCTTCTGGCGCGTCATTTCCTGGAAAAGGCCTGCGAGGACTTGGACCGTCCCTCTCTTGAACTGAGTCCGGGCGCTCTGGCCTGGCTCGAAGCATGCGACTTTCCCGGCAACGTGAGAGAGTTGTCGAACCTCATGCACAACGCGGCGCTGCGAAATCCGGAAGCCGATGGCAACGTGGTGAAGGTGGAGTCGTTGTTGTCTGGAAGTCACAGCACGTCGGAAGGCACTTCCGCGGACCCGGCCGCCAGAAGACTCTGCAGCTTGAGGGAAAACGAAGCCAGGCACGTGGCATATGTCCTGCGCGCCATGCAGGGCGATCGCCACGAGGCGGCGCGCATCCTAGGGATCAGCCTGCGCCAGGTGCAGCGCAAGATCGCAGCGTTGCAGGAGGATGCCCGGCTCGGCACTTTTTTCGGCGACATATGA